From a region of the Etheostoma cragini isolate CJK2018 chromosome 22, CSU_Ecrag_1.0, whole genome shotgun sequence genome:
- the mtrr gene encoding methionine synthase reductase, giving the protein MPCEVKPRFVVLYGSQKGQAQSLAEGVAEVAEEHGLVAELSCLSQNEKYNLEKENAPVVFIVSTTGDGEPPDNTLQFVKRIKKKTLTTDHYKHLHYALLALGDTNYANFCNCGKTIERRLQELGAKQFYATGYADDGVGLEVVVDPWLEGLWKAIKGALSNMDSDRTGYLKGEAADSPKETHGSTVPDVQLNLLSITDRQSCESIRESVETVSKFSTAASSSAPATPTAVSDLRPFFPAGSPGLAAQSRGTASVSTSAPETQTGDAGVPHVALAASLTHSLPPLSESSLNVPALPSPYLEVSLLEVDTVEQDIGPLNKESLHEVPISRAIKLTRGDSVKLALLLELDISAHPTMSYHPGDSYDVSCPNRATEVEDMLHRLGLYHQRNHQVHISLRKDTKKRGAQVPPYISHNISLLYLLTWCLEIRSVPKKAFLRALVEHTRDSVQRRRLQELCSKQGAADYNLYVRDPSLSVLELLTAFPSCSPPLNLLIEHLPKLQPRPYSAASSCLRYPGKLHFVFNIVEFPASSGRPAGRRGLCTGWLFDLINPVLVFPEKTESSSSLPLPKIHVSLRPNSSFRPPSDLSAPFIMVGPGTGVAPFIGFLQQREMERKENPEATFGETWLFFGCRHRDRDYLFREDLEGFVSSGTLSQLKVCFSRDDQDEASTSAVSRPRYVQHNLLLNSQRITDILLKQNGYFYVCGDAKNMAKDVNDTLMEMIQTELQLDQLDAMKRLAALREEKRYLQDIWG; this is encoded by the exons ATGCCCTGTGAAGTGAAGCCTCGGTTTGTGGTTCTTTACGGATCTCAGAAGGGCCAAGCCCAGTCCTTAGCAGAAGGAGTAGCTGAGGTGGCAGAGGAGCATGGTCTGGTTGCTGAGCTCAGTTGCTTGAGCCAAAATGAGAAG TACAATTTGGAGAAAGAGAATGCCCCAGTGGTCTTCATTGTGTCTACTACTGGAGATGGGGAACCACCAGACAATACCCTCCAATTTGTAAAGCGCATCAAGAAGAAAACCCTCACCACTGACCACTATAAACACCTTCACTATGCACTTTTAG CTTTAGGAGACACAAATTATGCAAATTTCTGCAACTGTGGGAAGACAATTGAGAGACGTCTACAGGAACTCGGAGCCAAACAATTCTATGCAACAGGATATGCAGATGATGGTGTAGG GCTGGAGGTGGTTGTGGACCCCTGGCTTGAAGGACTGTGGAAAGCAATCAAAGGAGCCTTATCAAACATGGATTCTGATAGGACTGGCTACTTGAAAGGAGAAGCAGCTGATTCACCAAAGGAAACTCATGGTTCAACTGTACCAGATGTCCAACTAAACCTCTTGAGCATAACTGACCGCCAGAGCTGTGAGTCGATCAGAGAATCTGTAGAAACTGTCTCCAAATTTTCAACTGCTGCTTCATCTTCGGCTCCTGCTACACCAACTGCCGTTTCTGATCTCCGGCCATTTTTTCCTGCAGGGAGCCCTGGGTTGGCAGCCCAGTCTCGTGGTACTGCCAGTGTTTCTACATCCGCACCAGAGACACAGACCGGCGATGCTGGAGTTCCCCATGTTGCGTTGGCAGCCTCGCTAACACACTCCCTGCCGCCGCTGTCGGAGTCCTCTCTTAATGTTCCAGCTCTGCCTTCTCCCTACCTCGAGGTTTCTCTTCTTGAGGTGGATACTGTGGAACAG GATATAGGGCCGTTAAACAAAGAGAGTCTCCATGAGGTTCCCATCTCCAGGGCAATTAAGCTGACCAGAGGAGATTCAGTCAAGCTGGCCCTTCTCTTAGAGCTGGACATATCT GCTCACCCGACGATGTCTTATCATCCAGGGGATTCGTATGATGTGTCATGCCCAAACAGGGCCACTGAGGTTGAGGACATGCTCCACAGATTGGGCCTTTATCACCAGAGGAACCACCAAGTACACATTTCTCTACGTAAAGACACTAAGAAAAGAG GTGCCCAGGTGCCACCCTACATTTCCCACAACATTTCTCTGCTGTACCTGCTCACATGGTGTCTGGAGATCAGAAGTGTTCCTAAGAAG GCATTTCTCCGAGCACTGGTGGAGCATACCAGGGACAGTGTGCAGCGGAGGAGACTGCAGGAGCTCTGCAGTAAACAAGGCGCCGCAGACTACAACCTGTATGTGAGAGATCCGAGCCTTAGCGTCTTGGAGCTTCTCACAGCTTTCCCATCCTGCTCGCCTCCTCTCAACCTCCTCATAG AACATTTGCCGAAACTGCAACCCAGGCCTTATTCAGCAGCAAG CTCCTGTCTTAGGTACCCGGGAAAGCTGCATTTTGTCTTCAACATAGTAGAGTTCCCAGCAAGCTCTGGCCGGCCTGCGGGGAGGCGAGGCTTGTGTACCGGTTGGCTGTTTGACCTCATCAATCCTGTCCTGGTTTTTCCTGAGAAGACTGAATCCTCTAGCAGCCTGCCTCTGCCAAAG ATCCATGTGAGTTTGAGACCCAACTCCTCCTTCCGGCCTCCCTCTGACCTGTCGGCGCCCTTTATAATGGTCGGACCGGGGACAGGAGTTGCCCCGTTTATTGGCTTCCTTCAGCAAAG agagatggagaggaaggagaaCCCTGAGGCCACATTTGGCGAGACCTGGCTGTTCTTTGGTTGTCgccacagagacagagactaCCTGTTCAG AGAGGACTTGGAGGGCTTCGTGTCCAGCGGTACACTGAGCCAACTCAAGGTGTGTTTCTCCAGAGACGACCAGGACGAGGCCAGCACGTCCGCAGTATCACGGCCCAGATATGTGCAACACAACCTGCTACTTAACAGCCAACGCATCACAGACATCCTGCTCAAACAGAACGGTTACTTCTATGTCTGCGG AGATGCTAAAAACATGGCTAAAGACGTAAACGACACCCTGATGGAGATGATCCAAACGGAGCTTCAGCTCGACCAACTGGATGCCATGAAGAGACTGGCGGCGCTGAGAGAGGAGAAACGCTACTTACAGGACATCTGGGGCTGA